The following are encoded together in the Ralstonia insidiosa genome:
- a CDS encoding LacI family DNA-binding transcriptional regulator has product MATIKDVAALAGVSFTTVSHVINNTRPVNSETRKRVEEAIRATRYVPSAVARSLKHRTTRTIGVLVPTATNPYFAELARGIEDVCAAAGYSVILCNSDDDPRKQRDYLRVLMEKRVDGIIVSSAGPDNALIEALGESALPVVMVDRPTEGIQADQVQVDHEEGAYMATKHLLELGHRRIACISGPSELSVTAGRLAGFHRALREAGVPEASARIAEGDFTSPGGYRAARQLLTEGEMPTAIFASNDLMGIGALRAAAELGIPVPKALSIIGFDDIELSRYVYPALSTVGQSIRQLGETTAQTLLEHLSDAAMRHPVDERQARRIVLPPRLSLRESTAEPARPARAA; this is encoded by the coding sequence ATGGCAACCATCAAGGACGTCGCAGCATTGGCTGGGGTTTCGTTCACCACCGTCTCACACGTCATCAACAACACCAGGCCGGTCAACTCGGAGACGCGCAAGCGCGTGGAAGAAGCCATCCGCGCCACGCGCTACGTGCCCAGCGCGGTCGCACGCTCGCTCAAGCACCGCACCACGCGCACCATCGGCGTGCTGGTACCGACGGCCACCAACCCCTACTTTGCAGAGCTGGCGCGCGGCATTGAAGATGTCTGTGCTGCTGCCGGCTACAGCGTGATCCTCTGCAACTCCGACGACGACCCACGCAAGCAGCGCGACTACTTGCGCGTGCTGATGGAGAAGCGCGTGGACGGCATCATCGTCAGCAGCGCCGGGCCCGACAACGCGCTCATCGAAGCGCTGGGCGAATCCGCCCTGCCCGTGGTCATGGTGGACCGCCCGACCGAAGGCATCCAGGCCGACCAGGTGCAGGTCGATCACGAAGAAGGCGCCTACATGGCGACCAAGCATCTGTTGGAGCTTGGCCACCGGCGCATCGCCTGCATCAGCGGGCCATCGGAGCTGAGCGTGACGGCTGGCCGCCTGGCAGGCTTCCACCGTGCACTGCGCGAAGCCGGCGTGCCGGAAGCCTCCGCCCGCATTGCCGAAGGCGATTTCACCAGCCCCGGCGGCTACCGCGCCGCGCGCCAGTTGCTGACCGAGGGCGAAATGCCCACCGCCATCTTTGCCAGCAACGACCTGATGGGCATCGGGGCCTTGCGTGCCGCGGCCGAGTTGGGCATCCCGGTGCCGAAGGCGCTTTCGATCATCGGCTTTGATGACATCGAACTCAGCCGCTACGTCTATCCAGCGCTGTCCACGGTCGGCCAGTCGATCCGCCAGTTGGGCGAGACCACCGCGCAGACGCTGCTCGAGCACCTGAGCGATGCCGCCATGCGCCATCCGGTCGACGAGCGGCAGGCGCGCCGCATTGTGCTGCCGCCGCGCCTGTCGCTGCGCGAGTCGACCGCAGAGCCGGCTCGCCCTGCCCGCGCCGCCTGA
- the rbsK gene encoding ribokinase — protein MVAKHPSASSAHPAADVLIVGSLNMDLVIRTPRLPRPGQTVAAPALETIPGGKGANQAVAAARLGGRVAMLGCVGDDAYGTALRDGLRREGVDTSMVSVHASEATGIACVTVADSGQNTIVIVAGANQLLTPAMIEAQRAAFERARVIVCQLESPPDAVECALKLGARLGKTVILNPAPAIGPLPTPWLAACDYLIPNETEAALLTAHAVDSPESALDAAADLHAQGARHVMVTLGAHGVAYVDATRRLLMPAPIAQAVDTTAAGDTFVGALAAALAEGAAPDAAIAFGQAAAAVSVTRLGAQPSIPFRSELGVLAAHAH, from the coding sequence ATGGTGGCCAAGCACCCTTCTGCCTCTTCTGCCCACCCGGCTGCCGACGTGCTGATCGTCGGCAGCCTCAATATGGATCTCGTGATCCGCACGCCACGCTTGCCCCGCCCTGGGCAAACGGTTGCGGCCCCCGCTTTGGAGACGATTCCTGGTGGCAAGGGTGCCAACCAGGCAGTGGCTGCGGCCCGCCTGGGGGGCAGGGTCGCCATGCTCGGCTGCGTGGGCGATGATGCGTATGGCACGGCCCTGCGCGACGGCCTGCGGCGCGAAGGTGTGGATACGTCGATGGTGTCGGTGCATGCCAGTGAGGCCACGGGCATCGCCTGCGTGACGGTGGCGGACAGCGGCCAGAACACCATCGTGATTGTGGCGGGGGCCAACCAGTTGCTCACGCCGGCCATGATCGAGGCGCAACGCGCGGCGTTCGAGCGCGCCCGTGTGATCGTCTGCCAGTTGGAGTCACCGCCAGATGCGGTGGAATGCGCGCTCAAGCTTGGGGCACGGCTGGGCAAGACGGTCATCCTGAACCCCGCGCCGGCCATCGGCCCGTTGCCGACACCCTGGCTGGCGGCGTGCGATTACCTGATCCCGAATGAAACCGAAGCGGCGCTGCTGACCGCACACGCCGTCGACTCCCCCGAATCCGCGCTGGATGCAGCAGCCGACCTGCATGCACAGGGCGCGCGGCACGTGATGGTCACGCTGGGCGCGCATGGCGTTGCCTATGTGGATGCCACCAGGCGCCTGCTGATGCCGGCGCCCATTGCGCAGGCTGTCGACACCACTGCGGCCGGCGACACCTTTGTCGGCGCGCTGGCTGCCGCGTTGGCCGAGGGCGCCGCACCGGATGCGGCCATCGCGTTTGGCCAGGCGGCAGCCGCCGTGTCGGTCACGCGGCTGGGCGCGCAACCGTCCATCCCCTTCCGCAGCGAGCTGGGTGTGCTCGCCGCGCACGCGCATTAA
- a CDS encoding site-specific recombinase encodes MFKFLLNPWRKWRASRHASHQLDAILAQFAPTRSVAERNEWLIELAYWLRRADRPAGATSESWRYARLRYLLQVLENNPELAKRVGQTLRAIVRDNDPVSLLCDTGLSSRSGFWGELVDRWQARFLPPAPNQSQLATLFALLFVGPTDAQWVDGLDDELVTRLHALFRAGLSDEDEAAGQTRLERSLGIGIQILISQVRAAGLSRGIRLRMEYPDVTDSPFYRLADAANAIFLERPDETLAAPERLPQQLNYFRAVLDQCRTATASVYQHLDENGVSVEVVFQVERMKAWLGRIDLLLTAWADAKASRRFVHLTAELVSASQHRRSVGYLIRSTFADLARKVVERSAESGEHYITRDSKEYGAMVKAAAGGGVITAATVYIKFFIAGAHLSRFTEGFFASINYAVSFLGIHFAHFTLATKQPAMTAPALAHRLDQVGRPEGLDRFVDDTVAMIRTNAAAIAGNLVAVAPVAFLVQWLAGRFFHANLISPEKAVATIDSFSILGPTPLYAIFTGVLLWASSLAAGWADNWFALHRVHDVIAYHRRLRFMVGTRGAQRIAGFWKRNLSGIVANVSLGFMLGLGPEIVSFFGPHVEVRHVTLSTGAVATAVGVLGPSVMHTAPFWLAVAGIALMGVLNVMVSFALAFNMAMRSRNLRGLDRKRITGAVWRRILRDPLCLLVPRAPTAATPPGTGTPA; translated from the coding sequence ATGTTCAAGTTTTTGCTCAATCCGTGGCGCAAATGGCGCGCTTCCCGGCACGCCAGCCATCAGCTCGACGCCATCCTGGCGCAGTTCGCGCCGACGCGCAGCGTGGCCGAACGCAATGAATGGCTGATCGAGCTGGCCTATTGGCTGCGCCGCGCAGACCGGCCCGCGGGCGCTACGTCCGAATCTTGGCGCTATGCGCGCCTGCGCTACCTGCTGCAGGTGCTGGAAAACAACCCTGAACTGGCCAAGCGCGTCGGGCAGACGCTGCGCGCGATCGTGCGGGACAACGACCCGGTCTCGCTGCTGTGCGATACGGGGTTGTCCTCGCGCTCCGGGTTCTGGGGCGAACTGGTCGATCGCTGGCAGGCGCGCTTCCTGCCGCCGGCACCCAATCAATCGCAATTGGCCACGTTGTTTGCGCTGCTGTTTGTCGGCCCGACCGATGCGCAGTGGGTGGATGGCCTGGACGATGAACTGGTCACGCGCCTGCATGCGCTGTTCCGCGCCGGGTTGAGCGACGAGGATGAAGCCGCCGGCCAGACGCGGTTGGAACGCAGCCTTGGCATCGGTATCCAGATCCTGATCAGCCAGGTGCGGGCGGCAGGGTTGTCGCGCGGCATCCGCTTGCGCATGGAGTATCCGGACGTCACCGATTCACCGTTCTACCGGCTGGCCGATGCGGCCAACGCCATCTTTCTTGAACGCCCGGACGAAACACTGGCCGCACCGGAGCGTCTTCCGCAGCAGCTCAATTACTTCCGTGCGGTGCTGGACCAGTGCCGCACTGCCACGGCCAGCGTCTACCAGCATCTGGACGAGAACGGTGTCTCCGTGGAGGTGGTGTTCCAGGTGGAACGCATGAAGGCGTGGCTGGGGCGCATTGATCTGCTGCTGACGGCCTGGGCCGACGCTAAGGCCTCACGCCGCTTCGTGCATTTGACGGCTGAGCTGGTGTCCGCCAGCCAGCATCGCCGCAGCGTCGGCTATCTGATCCGCTCCACGTTTGCCGATCTGGCGCGCAAGGTGGTCGAGCGTTCTGCCGAGAGCGGCGAGCACTACATCACCCGCGACAGCAAGGAGTACGGCGCGATGGTGAAGGCGGCCGCAGGCGGTGGTGTCATCACCGCGGCCACGGTGTACATCAAGTTCTTCATTGCCGGTGCGCACTTGTCCCGGTTCACTGAGGGTTTCTTTGCGTCGATCAACTACGCGGTCAGCTTTCTCGGTATCCACTTTGCCCATTTCACGCTGGCCACCAAGCAGCCGGCCATGACAGCGCCCGCGCTGGCGCACCGGCTGGACCAAGTGGGCCGTCCGGAAGGGCTGGACCGCTTTGTTGACGACACCGTCGCCATGATCCGCACCAATGCGGCGGCGATTGCCGGGAACCTGGTAGCGGTGGCGCCGGTGGCCTTTCTGGTGCAGTGGCTGGCGGGGCGGTTCTTCCACGCAAACCTGATTTCGCCGGAAAAAGCCGTGGCGACCATCGACTCGTTTTCGATTCTCGGGCCAACGCCGCTGTACGCGATCTTCACGGGCGTGTTGCTGTGGGCATCGAGCTTGGCGGCTGGCTGGGCCGACAACTGGTTCGCGCTGCACCGTGTGCACGATGTGATTGCCTACCATCGCCGTCTGCGCTTCATGGTGGGCACGCGGGGTGCGCAGCGTATTGCCGGGTTCTGGAAGCGCAACCTTTCGGGCATCGTCGCCAACGTGTCGCTGGGTTTCATGCTGGGCTTGGGGCCGGAGATCGTGTCGTTCTTCGGGCCGCACGTGGAGGTGCGCCACGTCACGCTGTCGACCGGTGCAGTGGCAACGGCGGTGGGCGTGCTGGGCCCGAGCGTGATGCATACGGCGCCGTTCTGGCTGGCCGTTGCCGGCATCGCGCTGATGGGTGTACTCAACGTGATGGTGTCGTTTGCGCTGGCGTTCAACATGGCGATGCGCTCGCGCAACTTGCGTGGGCTCGATCGCAAGCGCATCACCGGCGCGGTGTGGCGGCGCATTCTGCGTGATCCGCTGTGCCTGCTGGTGCCGCGTGCGCCGACTGCGGCCACGCCGCCGGGAACCGGTACGCCGGCCTGA
- the uvrB gene encoding excinuclease ABC subunit UvrB has product MTDLSQVPLQHDNSHDESKFVTFEGSPFQLYQPYPPAGDQPEAIRQLVENIGDGLSYQTLLGVTGSGKTFTMANVIAQVGRPAIVFAPNKTLAAQLYSEFRDFFPRNAVEYFVSYYDYYQPEAYVPQRDLFIEKDSSINEHIEQMRLSATKSLLERRDVVIVATVSAIYGIGNPSEYHQMILTLRAGDKVSQRDVIARLIAMQYTRNETDFQRGTFRVRGDTVDIFPAEHAEMAVRLELFDDEVESLQLFDPLTGRVRQKIPRFTVYPSSHYVTPRETVLKAIETIKVELRERLDFFYKENKLVEAQRLEQRTRFDLEMLQELGFCKGIENYSRHLSGAAPGEAPPTLVDYLPPDALMFLDESHVLIGQLNGMYNGDRARKETLAEYGFRLPSALDNRPLKFAEFETKMRQVTFVSATPGDYEKRTAGTEVVEQVVRPTGLVDPTIEVRPATTQVDDLLSEIHLRVEAGERVLVTTLTKRMAEQLTEFLSENGVKVRYLHSDIDTVERVEIIRDLRLGTFDVLVGINLLREGLDIPEVSLVAILDADKEGFLRAERSLIQTIGRAARNVNGTAILYADRITDSMRKAIDETERRRAKQIAHNEAHGITPRGVVKRIKDIIDGVYNVDDARAELKAAQEAAKYEDMSEKQASKEIKRLEKQMLDHAKNLEFEKAAQVRDQLAKLKSQLFGASGEDHIVPAA; this is encoded by the coding sequence ATGACCGATCTGAGCCAAGTCCCCCTTCAGCACGACAACTCGCACGACGAGTCGAAATTCGTGACCTTCGAGGGCTCGCCGTTCCAGTTGTACCAGCCGTATCCGCCGGCCGGCGACCAGCCCGAGGCCATTCGCCAGCTCGTCGAGAACATTGGCGATGGGCTCTCGTACCAGACCCTGCTGGGCGTGACGGGCTCGGGCAAGACCTTCACCATGGCCAATGTGATCGCGCAGGTGGGGCGCCCGGCTATCGTGTTTGCGCCCAACAAGACGCTGGCGGCGCAGCTGTATTCGGAGTTCCGCGACTTCTTCCCGCGCAACGCGGTCGAGTACTTCGTTTCGTACTACGACTACTACCAGCCTGAGGCCTATGTGCCGCAGCGCGATCTCTTCATCGAGAAGGATTCGTCGATCAACGAGCACATCGAGCAGATGCGGCTGTCGGCGACGAAGAGCCTGCTGGAGCGCCGCGACGTGGTGATCGTCGCCACCGTGTCGGCCATCTACGGTATCGGCAACCCAAGCGAATACCACCAGATGATCCTGACGCTGCGCGCGGGCGACAAGGTCAGCCAGCGCGACGTGATCGCGCGCCTGATCGCCATGCAGTACACGCGCAACGAGACGGATTTCCAGCGCGGTACCTTCCGCGTGCGCGGCGACACGGTCGACATCTTCCCTGCCGAGCATGCCGAGATGGCCGTGCGCCTGGAGCTGTTCGACGATGAAGTCGAATCGCTGCAGCTGTTCGACCCGCTCACCGGGCGCGTGCGGCAGAAGATTCCACGATTCACCGTCTACCCGTCGAGCCACTATGTGACGCCGCGCGAGACCGTGTTGAAGGCCATCGAGACCATCAAGGTGGAACTGCGCGAGCGGCTCGATTTCTTCTACAAGGAAAACAAGCTGGTGGAAGCGCAGCGGCTGGAACAGCGCACGCGCTTCGATCTGGAGATGCTGCAGGAGCTCGGCTTTTGCAAGGGCATTGAGAACTACTCGCGGCACCTGTCTGGCGCGGCACCGGGCGAGGCGCCGCCGACGCTGGTCGATTACCTGCCGCCCGATGCGCTGATGTTCCTGGACGAATCGCACGTGCTGATCGGCCAGCTCAACGGCATGTACAACGGTGACCGGGCGCGCAAGGAAACGCTGGCCGAATACGGCTTCCGCCTGCCTTCCGCACTGGACAACCGGCCGCTCAAGTTCGCCGAATTCGAGACCAAGATGCGGCAGGTGACGTTCGTGTCCGCCACGCCGGGGGATTACGAAAAGAGGACCGCCGGTACCGAGGTGGTCGAGCAAGTCGTGCGCCCCACGGGCCTGGTCGATCCGACCATTGAAGTGCGCCCGGCCACGACGCAGGTCGACGATCTGCTCTCCGAGATCCACCTGCGTGTGGAAGCCGGCGAGCGCGTGCTGGTGACCACGCTCACCAAGCGCATGGCCGAGCAGTTGACCGAGTTCCTGTCGGAGAACGGCGTCAAGGTCCGCTACCTGCACTCGGACATCGACACGGTGGAACGCGTGGAGATCATCCGCGACCTGCGCCTGGGCACGTTCGACGTGCTGGTCGGCATCAACCTGCTGCGCGAGGGCTTGGACATTCCCGAGGTGTCGCTTGTGGCGATTCTGGATGCCGACAAGGAGGGCTTCCTGCGCGCCGAGCGCTCACTGATCCAGACCATTGGGCGGGCGGCGCGGAACGTGAACGGCACCGCCATCCTCTATGCGGATCGCATCACCGATTCCATGCGCAAGGCGATCGACGAAACCGAACGCCGCCGCGCCAAGCAGATCGCGCATAACGAGGCGCACGGCATTACGCCGCGCGGGGTGGTCAAGCGCATCAAGGACATCATCGACGGCGTGTACAACGTCGACGATGCACGTGCCGAGCTCAAGGCCGCGCAAGAGGCCGCCAAGTACGAAGACATGAGCGAGAAGCAAGCGTCCAAGGAAATCAAGCGCCTGGAAAAACAGATGCTGGACCACGCCAAGAACCTCGAATTCGAAAAGGCGGCGCAGGTGCGCGATCAACTGGCCAAGCTCAAGTCGCAGCTCTTCGGGGCGAGCGGCGAGGACCATATCGTTCCGGCCGCCTGA